Proteins from one Mycobacterium sp. EPa45 genomic window:
- a CDS encoding PP2C family protein-serine/threonine phosphatase has product MVTTDFSIRSPEAVEAERLRALYRYEILDTDPDEAFDRIARVAARSLDKPVASITFVDEDRIWFKAMYGVDGVSEIPRDAGLCSLAIRDNRTYAVRDAAADPYAAQIPSVTGKFGIRFYAAAPITTADGYQLGTVSVLDTEPGDVTDDQLATLEDLAAIVMNALELRLSALTTVRTERELRDTAQEYASVLQRALLPAALPAIPGLSMAAHYHPAASGQVGGDFYDVFGVARDEWAFFLGDVEGHGAAAAAVTALVRHTLRAAALHYDDPTDGLAELNAALIADPNERRFCTVLSGKLRPEADGFRITLATGGHLPALLLDRESGSIRPIRSSGGMLIGAVADATFEACETLLTAGQTLLLYTDGIVEARPDGHTTFGEPALRLFLAERAGMPATQLVAELAELGAALRPDDDVAFLALTVVGASEGAVR; this is encoded by the coding sequence ATGGTGACCACTGATTTCTCGATTCGCAGCCCCGAGGCCGTCGAGGCCGAACGACTGCGAGCCCTGTACCGCTACGAGATCCTCGACACCGATCCGGACGAAGCGTTCGACCGCATCGCGCGGGTCGCCGCTCGCTCCCTGGACAAGCCCGTCGCTTCGATCACATTCGTCGACGAGGACCGCATCTGGTTCAAGGCGATGTACGGCGTCGACGGCGTCTCCGAGATCCCGCGCGATGCCGGACTGTGCAGCCTGGCTATTCGCGACAATCGGACCTACGCGGTGCGCGACGCCGCTGCCGACCCGTATGCCGCTCAAATCCCCAGCGTGACCGGCAAATTCGGAATTCGGTTCTATGCCGCGGCGCCTATCACGACGGCCGACGGTTATCAATTGGGAACCGTCAGCGTCCTCGATACCGAACCCGGCGACGTGACGGACGACCAGCTGGCCACGTTGGAGGACCTCGCCGCGATCGTCATGAATGCACTCGAACTGCGACTGTCGGCGCTGACCACCGTGCGCACCGAGCGCGAGCTGCGCGACACCGCCCAGGAGTACGCCTCGGTGCTGCAACGCGCCCTGCTGCCCGCGGCTCTGCCGGCGATACCCGGCCTGTCGATGGCCGCGCACTACCACCCGGCCGCCTCCGGTCAGGTGGGTGGCGACTTCTATGACGTCTTCGGTGTTGCTCGCGACGAGTGGGCCTTTTTCCTCGGCGACGTCGAGGGCCACGGGGCCGCCGCAGCGGCCGTCACCGCGCTCGTCCGGCACACCCTGCGCGCAGCGGCACTGCATTACGACGACCCCACCGACGGCCTGGCCGAACTGAACGCGGCGCTGATCGCCGACCCGAACGAGCGGCGCTTCTGCACGGTCTTGTCGGGCAAGTTGCGACCCGAAGCCGACGGATTCCGAATCACCCTGGCAACCGGCGGGCACCTACCGGCGCTGCTGCTGGATCGCGAGAGCGGATCCATTCGACCGATTCGCTCGTCGGGCGGCATGTTGATCGGTGCCGTCGCAGACGCCACGTTCGAGGCGTGCGAGACGTTGCTGACCGCCGGTCAGACGCTGCTGCTCTACACCGACGGCATTGTCGAGGCCAGGCCCGACGGCCACACCACTTTCGGGGAGCCGGCGCTGCGACTCTTCCTGGCTGAGCGGGCCGGAATGCCAGCCACCCAGCTGGTGGCTGAACTGGCCGAACTGGGCGCTGCTCTGCGCCCCGACGATGATGTGGCGTTCCTGGCGCTGACTGTCGTTGGGGCATCTGAGGGCGCGGTGCGTTAG